The stretch of DNA GACAGTCGGCGCCGTCACCGGCTCGACGGAAGGCTCCGATCCCTCGTCCGCCGATACCGGCCCAATCGACACGCACAGCACTGACACAAGGCTCGCTACCCACACCATACGCTCCCATCTTCGACCGAAACCTGCAGATGACATAGCCCACTCCTAGAATTGAATGACGCCTTCACGACAAACGACCTCCTGCGCGACGCAAGGCGCGCCGAGAGACCGGCATCGTGAGGCCTCTGATCACGCGCACCCTGCCCGCTTGCTGCTGGTCAACGTTCGATCAAGGATGGAGGCGCACGGAGACTGCGGCTGAGGGAATAGAACAGCGGCGGCGGCCGGTTCTGCCTGACACGCCGATACGGCCGAAGACCGACCGGAGCGTGGAAAGCCTGTTGATCAACAAGAGTATCGAGTACAGCTGATTGTGGAGGCTGATCGACCGGAGAGGAGGGATGCTGACAGAAGCTCACACAATGCTCACCGGCCTCAGCCATGTGTGTAACGAACTCGACCGCTCCGACGGGAGGCAGGACACAGACCATCCACCAATACAGCGGAACGAGCAGCACGAGTGCGCCGAATTGTTTTCGATACCTTCCCATGATCCAACGCCGCACTTCTAACAGGTACGGTGCGACGCAGCTACCGGCGCATGCTCACGGGTGCACCACAATCACGAGGGCAGTAATGAACGTCTCTGTACCGGCTGAAGTCTTGTGAAGAGCGAATGAGTCGGGAACCGAAGGCGCCCTCTTCGCCCATGGAACCTGAGGGCTGCAAGACGGCACGACGCGGAAACATCGTCGAGAACGCCGATCTGAACAGGAAGGGATCCTGGCGGGTGCTCCCGTCAGGAGAACCTAATTGAGATGGGTGGCGAGAAACGTCTCCAATTCCTGAAACACCTGAAGGCGATCGGCCTCTCGATGCAAGGCCTGGTCTGCTATCGGCAACTCCACATAGGTGTACGTCGTCTTGCCGGCTGCCTGCAATGCCTCGGCCATGGCACGCCCCTGGGAGACAGGGACCATTCGATCCATCAACCCGTGCATCAGCAGCAGCGGCGTGCGGATCTCTCGCGCATGAACAATGGGAGAGGTGTCGCGCAGGCGTTCCCGATCGTTCCACCAGGACCCGATCCGCATGTCCACCAGCGCCTGCTGATTCACATACCAGCGGCTGTCTGAGACCAGTGCCGGCAAGTCTGTCACGCCACCCAAGCTGGCCGCGCAACGATATAAGTCCGGCTGCTGCACGGCACCCATCAAGGCGGCGTACCCACCATAGCCCGCACCGACGATGCAAATCCGGTTCGCACTGGCGATGCCGGAGCGAATGGCATACTGCACTGCATCGGTCAGATCGTTCTGCATCTCCAGCCCCCAGCGCTGAAACCCGGCGCGAAGAAATGCGTCGCCATATCCCGCGGTTCCGCGAAACCGCGGTTCCAGCACCGCCCAGCCTCGACTGACGAACCACTGCGTCCAATAGTTGAATGCACCGGGCATTCGGGCGGCAGGACCTCCATGGGGGAATACAATCATCGGAAGGTGGCGTGGATCCCGATCCTTGGGCAGGGTCACAAAGACCTGTAGCTCTTTGCCGTCCCGCGCCGTCACATACGTCGTAGCGGGCGTCGCCAGCGCAGCCGACTCCAGATCGGGATACGACGTGCCGAGCAGGACCATGCGTCCGTCGTGCTCGTCAAAGATCGACCAGCGGGGAGGATGCGCCGCGCCGCTTGACTTCACGACATGCAGCCGCCCGTCGTCGCTGCTGCTGTGGATGACATTGACGGTGCCGGGAATCGCGCGATCGATACGTGCCTGCAGACGTTGCGCGTCGAAGTCCCAGAACAACACCCGCTCATCCGCCTCACTGTAACGAACGCCGACCACCTTCTTGCGTCCCGGCGCGTAGACCAATTCGCCGTTCAGGTCAAACTTCGGGTCAGCCACCACGAGCACACGATCCGCAGTCAGGTCCGTCACGTTGAGCTTAAAAATTGCCGCCTTGCCCCGATGTTGGTCCCTCACATACAACCAGGCGGGATCGGCGTCGAACGCCAAGGGCACGAGCCCGGTCTCCTTGACCAGATCATAGTCGGCCAGTTCACGCCAAAGACTGGACTCCGGTAGCCTGACAATCGCCTGCACTGATGTCTGAAATTGTCCGACCCCCGCCCGCACCGTTCCTGTCCGATCGGCGATCCACTGCGCAATCGCCTTGGAGTCCGGCTGTGAACTGGGATTCGCCTGGACCAACTGTCGATCGCCGGTATACACGTCGACCTTGTAGACATCGGGCGCATTGGGATGTTCCAGATCGAGTGCGAGCAGGACATGTCTGGGATCGCCGGGAATGGTGCCGACCAGCCGATCCTGAAATTGAGGGAAGTGCTTGTTCCCGAAAAGAGAAGAAAACGAGGACTGTTTGAACAGATTGGGCACCTGCTCCGTCCCGTCCCGATTCACCGCGACCAGTCGCGTTTCGATCGTGTCGATCGCATCCCGCGTCGCCGCGAACCGGACACTGACCAGCAGTCGCTCGTCATTCACCCAACGGAACCAGGTGATGATGTAGTCGCGATTATCCGTCGAGACGACACGATGCACGTCCTGTCCCGTGACGGTTTGAGTATCGAGGAAGGTCTGTCCTGCATGGTTCCGGAGCACCGCCAGATGCCGACCGGAAGGGGACAGCTGAATGGATTCGATGCGGGGCAGCGACGCAAACGCTGCGGTGGGCGGCGGGGCGGAGCCGGAATCGGCGTAGACCGGTAGTATGCTGCAGATGAGAACAAGAACAGTGACAAGTCCGTAGATGGCCGGCACGGTCTATCCCTACAGTTACCAGGACATGCCCATCCGGGGAATACCCGACGGAGTCATTTATCACATGTTCACGCGACGGCCGTCCATCCCGTTTTCTACGCAAGCGCAGAGACCGGGAGATGCCGTACCAGGACGGACAATCTGGCAGCAGCCGCGACGCGGAGGCTCACCTGACGATGAGCCTCCGCATGGACAACCCGCAGGCAGCGTCTAGAACTTATACTCCACGCCCCCGAAGGCACTGATGCCCAACGCCGGGTTGGCGAAACGATTGAGCGAATCGTTCACCACCACCGCACCGGCATAAGTCTTGTCCGTGAGGTTGCGGCCCTCGGCAAACAACGTCCAATGTTCGCCGATGTTGTAGCCAGACCGTAGGTTGACTACGAAGTAGGAGGGATTCTTGATCGTATTGAGATAATCCGTATAGAACCCCGACAGCGACCATTCGAAATTCGGCGCGATCCACCAGCCGGCCGGGTGATCGTAGCGCAGCTCCATGCTCATGCTGTGTTCCGGTGCGCCGGCGACCGTCATGCCGTCCTTGGCAATGAGCACATTCGGCCCGCTGATGCCGCCGCCGCGAACATCGTCCGTGAACTTGAACCGCGACCAGGTATAGGCCACCCGCGCCTGCACACTGTCCTCCTTGCCTGCGCCGCCTTGCGCGAAGAGGCCTTTTGTCAGGACCATGGCGCCGCCGGCTTCCACGCCGGTATGCCGCGTCCCGTTGGCATTTTGGAACGTCCCTTGATTATTGATGTTGGAGGCGAGAATTTCCTTTTGCATTTCCAGGTTATAAACCGTCAGGTCCCACGAATAGCGCTTGTCCGCCGAAGTCCCTCGGTGCCCTAATTCCAATTGCCAGGCCCGTTGCGCGTCCAGGTTGAGAAAACCTGTATTCGCGGAGCCGTTCGCGTTGACCGAGGAGAGCAGTTCCACATTGAGCGGCGCCTCATAGGCTCGGCTCGCATTAAAATACAATTGCGAGGTGGGCGTGGTGCGGTACACAAAGCCGACCTTCGGACTGATGGCATCGAAGTGTTGCAACGGCTTCTGCGTGCCGCTCGGCGTGGAAGGCGTATTGGGGTTGAAGGGATTTCCGGCGGGGCCGAAATTGTCGACCGTCGCCTGACGGCCGCTGTAATCCCATCTGCCCCCGACCACGATCGTGAAATCCTTGGTGGCGTCAAAGGCATCTTCTGCGTACATGCCGAAATAGGTCGTCTTGGCTGTGTAGTTCTGGGTCATCGCGCCGATGTTGCCGTTGATGTTCACGAACCGCTGCTGCCGCTGATTCCCATACCGAGGCTGGAACCCGGCGACGAAGGAGTTGTTCTTGCCGAACAGCGGGTTCGAATTCACGTACCGGAACTCGCCGCCGACGTTGTTGTTCTCCTGTCGGATCGTCTGGAAGATCGGATGATCGACGAATTGATTCGAGAAGTAGGGAATGATCTCGAAATATTGATTCGGCGCGAACTCATTGTGGTACGCGATGCCGATCCGCTGCAGGGTGTAGTATCGCCCCCAGTTACAGGCTTGGTTGCTCGACACGCAGGCAAAGAATGGTGGCGCCCCGGCAGGGCTCTGCCCGCCGGTTTGCTGCCGGTTGAAGAACAGTTGCTGATTGGTGAGTGACCCGGGGATCCGCTCGGCCACATTGGCTTGGAGAAAGTAGGCGCGGATCTCCTGATGGTTGCCGAGTTGCAAGCCGATGTTCGCGTTGATGCGTTCCCGGGCCTGCTGACTGTTATCCTGAAATCCATCCTGCCGGTTGCCGGACACGCTGATGTAGTAATCCATCGTGGCGTTCATCTCGCCGACCTTGAAGGGCTGCAGCACCTTGCCGCTGGAGACTTGGCCGCTGACCATGCCGAAGCTGCCGCCCAGCATGCGCAGCTGCAAGGTGGAGGCGCTGTAGCCGGTGCGCGGCACAAGGTTGATGGCGCCGCCGATACTATTCGCGCCATACCGCAGCGCGTTCGCCCCCTTGTAGATTTCGATGCGTTCATAGGCGAGCAGGTCTATCGATTCAAAATCGGAAAACCCGTCGGCGTCGCCGAAGAAAATGCCGTTGATCAGAATATTGATGCCCCGGTGATGATAATTATTGCGCAACGACGTACCGCGGATCTGGAATTGGCCTTCGTCGGCACCGAACCGTGATTGGAATCGGACGCCCGGTGCAAACTGCAGCACATCCTGCAAATTGATGGCCCGCGACTCGGTAATCTGCTTCTCCTCGATCAGAATGTTGCTGCCCGGCCGGCGCGCAAATTCCCGTTTCACGTCCTCGACATTCTCGATACGTTTGCCGCTGATTTCCACCGGCTCCACCGCCACGACCGGGGCTTCGTGCTCTTGCGATTCCTCAGCCGCCAACAACGCACCAGGCGGCGCCCCCATCATGACCAAGGCTGCCAGACAGCCCGCCACAGACCCTCTCCAACTATTCCGTTCCATCGTGCACTCCAATTTCTGCCCAGACCAATTCCTGAATGTTGACGCAACGCCGGTTGGACACGTCACGCATTACCGACTCCTCTGGTCCGCTGCTGACCAAGCAGCGTCCCGCATGGGAGCGCCGTCGAGCGGCACCCCCTGTTTGAATCGACGGCGTATGGCTCGCACCTGATCAAAATCCTCAATCGGATTCCCTGCCAGGGCGAGAAAACTGGCTTCGTATCCCTCGGCAAACTTGGCAATGCGCCGCTCGGGAAAGATCGCCGCCGGTGTCGCCTCGCACCACATCTTGAGCAACGTGCGATTGTCGAACAGGTGCAAGGTACGCAGATGCTGTACCTCGGCCAGCGATGTCTCCGCATGGTCGCTGCCGATCAGCAGTGTCACGCCGACGCGTTGGAGCAATTGAAGATTGTCTCTCACCACGTTGCTGGCCGTTTCACCGGGCGATGACGCGTGCGGCACGTCCGGCCCGGCCCCATGGCCGGCATGGTGCCGATGCTGGTCATGCCCGCCGATAGACGGCATGGCCTGCCCGGCCACCGTCGTGGTGACCACCCGTACCTTGTGTTCTGCAGCCAATCGCCCATCTTCCTCCGTCAACCTGGCATGCTTCGCATCGTCAGGCCCCTGAGGCAACCAGCCCGGCACATGTGCCAGCTCATCGACTCCGGCGCGGATCGCATGCCGGAAATCGGCCGCCGTTTCGACATGGGCGGTGACTGGGAGACCAGCCGCATGCGCACGCGCCACAATGCCCGGCACCAACGTTGGATGGAGCCCCTGCCTATGATGGCCGGATCGGACATCCGCCCCATCGTCCTCCGAATGCACCAGATACACTTTGAGAAGATCCGGGTGACCGCTCACGATCACCGGCCACTTGGCTTCCACGTCAGCTTCTGTCTCCACCACGACGTACGACCGATTTTCGAACCAGCCCCGTTCAATCGGCCCCACCGCCGGCTCATACCGACCGACCCGCAATACCTCTTCATACAAGGCCACGGGATGCCCGCCGCGGCCCGTGAGGCCGGCATGCGCAAAGGTGGCGTCAATACTCGTCGGCACGTTGATCGCTTGCCGGATCTGTAGGGCGAAGTCCCGCACGTCGTTGGGATTCTTCACATAAAACACCCCGTCCTGCAGGTACCGCTTCGCGACAGCCTGCACATTCCACGGCCCTTCGACGTTGTGGTTGTGCGCCTCCCCAAACGGCGGCACCATGTAGAGACCAGAGAGATCCACCGTCTCGACCGGCCCCGACGGCACTTGACGTGTCAGGCGTCCCTGAACCGCATACCAGGTATCCGACTGAAAGCCTTCGCCATCGAACCATTGGCCATGGACGAAGGC from Nitrospira sp. encodes:
- a CDS encoding TonB-dependent receptor, which codes for MERNSWRGSVAGCLAALVMMGAPPGALLAAEESQEHEAPVVAVEPVEISGKRIENVEDVKREFARRPGSNILIEEKQITESRAINLQDVLQFAPGVRFQSRFGADEGQFQIRGTSLRNNYHHRGINILINGIFFGDADGFSDFESIDLLAYERIEIYKGANALRYGANSIGGAINLVPRTGYSASTLQLRMLGGSFGMVSGQVSSGKVLQPFKVGEMNATMDYYISVSGNRQDGFQDNSQQARERINANIGLQLGNHQEIRAYFLQANVAERIPGSLTNQQLFFNRQQTGGQSPAGAPPFFACVSSNQACNWGRYYTLQRIGIAYHNEFAPNQYFEIIPYFSNQFVDHPIFQTIRQENNNVGGEFRYVNSNPLFGKNNSFVAGFQPRYGNQRQQRFVNINGNIGAMTQNYTAKTTYFGMYAEDAFDATKDFTIVVGGRWDYSGRQATVDNFGPAGNPFNPNTPSTPSGTQKPLQHFDAISPKVGFVYRTTPTSQLYFNASRAYEAPLNVELLSSVNANGSANTGFLNLDAQRAWQLELGHRGTSADKRYSWDLTVYNLEMQKEILASNINNQGTFQNANGTRHTGVEAGGAMVLTKGLFAQGGAGKEDSVQARVAYTWSRFKFTDDVRGGGISGPNVLIAKDGMTVAGAPEHSMSMELRYDHPAGWWIAPNFEWSLSGFYTDYLNTIKNPSYFVVNLRSGYNIGEHWTLFAEGRNLTDKTYAGAVVVNDSLNRFANPALGISAFGGVEYKF
- a CDS encoding S9 family peptidase; protein product: MPAIYGLVTVLVLICSILPVYADSGSAPPPTAAFASLPRIESIQLSPSGRHLAVLRNHAGQTFLDTQTVTGQDVHRVVSTDNRDYIITWFRWVNDERLLVSVRFAATRDAIDTIETRLVAVNRDGTEQVPNLFKQSSFSSLFGNKHFPQFQDRLVGTIPGDPRHVLLALDLEHPNAPDVYKVDVYTGDRQLVQANPSSQPDSKAIAQWIADRTGTVRAGVGQFQTSVQAIVRLPESSLWRELADYDLVKETGLVPLAFDADPAWLYVRDQHRGKAAIFKLNVTDLTADRVLVVADPKFDLNGELVYAPGRKKVVGVRYSEADERVLFWDFDAQRLQARIDRAIPGTVNVIHSSSDDGRLHVVKSSGAAHPPRWSIFDEHDGRMVLLGTSYPDLESAALATPATTYVTARDGKELQVFVTLPKDRDPRHLPMIVFPHGGPAARMPGAFNYWTQWFVSRGWAVLEPRFRGTAGYGDAFLRAGFQRWGLEMQNDLTDAVQYAIRSGIASANRICIVGAGYGGYAALMGAVQQPDLYRCAASLGGVTDLPALVSDSRWYVNQQALVDMRIGSWWNDRERLRDTSPIVHAREIRTPLLLMHGLMDRMVPVSQGRAMAEALQAAGKTTYTYVELPIADQALHREADRLQVFQELETFLATHLN